DNA sequence from the Stigmatella aurantiaca genome:
AACCTCATCAACCAGGTGCGCACCGGCGCCGAGCGGACGATTGATCGTGCGCAAGAGACCGTTGGCAACGTCGTCGACCAAGCCCGCGGCGTCGCCGCCGAGGGTGGCCGCCGCGTCAACCAGTTCGTGGATGGCTTCGAGAACGCCGCCGTCAAGGGCACTCAGGCCGTTCAGGGCTTCTTCGGCGGTGGCAACCAGCCGGACCGCGTGCATGACGGGAAGTTCCTCGGCGCCGGCGGCCAGACGTTCTCCCCGGACACCCCGCTGAGCGATGTGCCCGCCGTCACCCCGCGCAACAACCCGAACGCCACGGACACCGTCCTCTACGTCAACGGCATCAACACGACGAAGGATGCCCAGGCCAACAGCCTGCAGGCCATCGCGGACACCACCGGCGCGCGCGTCATCGGCATCCACAACGCCACCGAGGGCATGGGCGCGGACCTGGCCCAGTGCGTGAAGGACAAGCTGGACAAGGGCACCAACCCCGCCGTGGATACCCTGGCGGACACGCTCTACAACGAGATCAAGGCGGGCCGGAACGTGCACCTGATGGCGCACAGCCAGGGTGGCCTCATCTCCAGCCGCGCGCTGGGCGACGTCTACAACCGGCTGCGCGTTGAAGATGGGATGTCCCAGGCGGACGCCCAGCAGGCCATGAGCCGCATCAACGTGGAGACGTTCGGCGCCGCGGCCACCCGCTACCCGGACGGCCCGAACTACGTGCACTACGTCAACCGCGGTGACCCGGTGCCGGGTCTCTTCGGTCTCGGCCCGGTTCCGGACTCCTGGAACCCGGTGGCCGACGGCGGCAAGGGCTCGGTGGTGCGTCACTTCAACGAGTTCCACCTGAACCCCATCGGCGCCCACAACTTCGAGTCCGTGTACCTCAATCAGCGCGTGCCGTTCGACCAGGCCCGCGGGGGGAACTAGGACTGGCGATGGCGACCGCCCCTCGCAGTGGCCTGGCGGGCCTCCTGAAGTCCTGGGTGGCCGGCCTCGGGCCCGCGGCTCCCGCGGGAATTCCCCTGACGCGGGAGCTGGCGCAGCAGCTGGTGCAGACGTTCATCCACTCCGAGGGGTCCCCCATCAGCCCGGGCATCAACGCCCAGGGCTTCGGGGGGCTCGCCGCCGGAGGGGCCCAGCTCTACTTCGAGTGGCACGAGGACACGAAGGCGCTGGAGTGCAGCGCCCTCGTGTACCGCTTCCGGCAGCCTCCCAAGCCCGGCGTCATCGCGGGCTTCGAGGCCGAGGCCCAGGAGGGCACGGACGCGGGCGGGGGCACGGTGGACTACGAGCCCGAGAACCGGGGCTTATTCCTCTCGCGCACCTACACGGAAGTCCCCGGCGAGCGCACCTTCGCCAAGGAGATGCGCCGGTTGATGAAGGCCAGCCTCCGGTGGAACCGCGAGGTGCTGGACCGCGTGGCCTCCCGGGTGTTCCACCCCGAGGAGCTGGAGAAGCGCTGAGCGGCGCGGGCCTACACCGCGCCCAGCACGTAGAACTTCAGGTACTTGCCTTCCGGGAACTGCAGGCGGACCGGGTGGTCGGGCGGCTGGTAGCGCTCCTCCACCAGGGCCAGGTCCACGCCCGCCTTGAAGGCCGCCTCCCGCACCGCCCCCATGAAGTCATTCGGGCTCACGCGCGCCGAGCAGGAGGCCGTGGCCAGCAAGCCGCCCGGCTTCAGCAGGGCCAGCGCCTGCCGGTTGAGCGAGGCGTACCCGTCGAGGGCCGCCTGCACCGCCTTCTGGCTCTTCGCGAACGCCGGCGGGTCCAGGATGATCAGATCGAAGGTGCGCCCCTCGTCCTTGAAGGACTGGATGATCTTGAAGACGTCCGCGGCGAGGAAGTCATGGCGCTCGGCGGGCAGCCCGTTGCGGGTGAAGTTCTCCCGCGCCAGGGCGATGGCATCCGGGTCCAGGTCCACCGAGAAGACGCTCTTGGCCCCGCCCAGCGCCGCGTTCACCGAGAAGCCACCGCTGAAGCAGAAGCAGTTGAGCACGTCCCGGTCCTTCGCCAAGCGGCGGATGAGGAAGCGATTCTCCCGCTGATCCAGGAAGAAGCCCGTCTTCTGTCCGCGCCAGGCATCCACCAGGAAGGTGGCGCCCCGCTCGCGGATGGGGATGAGTTCCGGGGCCTGCGCGCCGTAGAGCATCCGCCCCGTGCCCCGGCCGTCCTCGTCCTCCACGTCGTCCCGGGCGACCTCATCCCGGCCGATGATGCCCTTGAGCTCCGGCAGCGCCGCCTTGAGGGCCTCCACCAGCAGGTGGCGGTAGGGCGTCAGCCCCGCCGAGTACAGCTTGAGCACCGCGTAGCCCGCGTACAGGTCCACCACCACTCCCGGCAGCCCATCTCCCTCGCCGTGCAGCAGACGGAAGCTGTCCGTGTCCGTCAAGTCGATGAGCGAGCGCCGCTCCGCGAGCGCCTGGCGCACCCGCCGCGCCATGAAGCCCGCGTCGATGGTCTCCCGGGAGTCCCGCGTGAGCACGCGCACCGCGATGGCCGAGTGCGGATCAAAGTAGCCCCGCGCGACGAACTTCCCGCCCTCGGTCAGGTCCACCACGCTGCCCGCGGGAATCTTCGGCACCTGCTCCAGCGCCTTGCGGAACACCCACGGATGGCCGGCGCGCAGGTGGCGCCCGAGGCCCCGGGCCAGTTCGAGTCTCACGACGTTCACGGTGTGTCACTCCTGAAGGCGGTCCCGCTGGACGAGGATGGCACGGGCCAGTTCCTCGAACCCGCGTCCCTCGGCGGCCCGGGTGATGAAGGCCGGTGGCGCCTCGATGCGGTCTAGCACGCTCCGGACATTGGCCACACCCACGCTGAGGGCAAAGGCCTGGAACATCGGAGCATCGTTGAAAGAATCCCCGGCATAGACGAAGCGGCCGCCGTCCGGCCGCAGGGCCTGGCCCCAGGCCTCCCGGGCGAAGCGGCGCGTCGCGATGAGCTTGTCGAACCGCCCCAGCCAGCAGTTCACGTGCACCGAGGAGCGCACCGCCGTCACCCCGCGCTCGCGCAACAGCGCCTCGATGCGGCCCGCGGCGGCGTCCCCCAGCCGGGCCTCCTCGTTGTAGTCGATGGCCAGGTCCACCTCGGTGTACGCGCTGTCCGAGGAGAGCTGGGCGCCAGGCACCCGCTTGAGCACCCGGAGCACCTCCGAGCGCAGGCGGCGGCGGTTCGCGGCCCGCTCCAAGGGAGCCTCCAGGTACACCTTGCGCAGGCGTCCCCCCTTCCGGAAGAAGAAGAGTCCGCCGTTCTCCACGATGACCCCATCCACGGGCAGCGTGCGGGCCCAGGCCTCGCCCCACCCCGCCGGGCGCCCGCTCACCAGCACCACCTTCAGGCCCGCCTCGGACAGGCGCTCCAGCGCGCGCACCGTCTGCGCCCGCAGCCGGTGGCCCGTGGTGAGGGTGCCATCCACATCCGTGAACACCCCCTCCACCTGGGAGAGCCCTGCCTCCCGGAGGGGCCGCGGCCGGGAAGGCGCCGTCACATCCCCCCCAGGTTCGCCAGCAACCGCTGCAGGGTCTCCAGCGTGGTGCGCAGCTCCGGGCCTGACAGGGTGTTCAGCGGCACCTTGCGCGTCTTGCGCAGGAACACGTCCAGCCCCGGGTCGCGCCCATACAGGGACTGCGCCACCATCACCGCCTCGGCCAGGAAGCGCGCGGCCCCGGCGGGATCCGTCCCCATCAACCCCTGCGCCCGCTCCAGCCGCACGCCACACACCGCCCACACCTCGCGGTCATTGATGATGAGCACCTTGCGCTGGTTCACCGCCGACAGCGAGCGCACCAGGGCATCCAGCGCCTCCAGGGGCTCCAGCAGCTCGGCCTTTGTCAGCGTGGAGGCGGCGGCGAGCCGGCCCACCTGGCCCCGCAGCTCGATGATGTGCCGCTTGTCCTGGGCCCGCAGCCCCCGGTAGGCCGCCGTCCGGCCGAACGCGTCCAGCTCGTTCTGCAGCTGCTGGGCATTCCACTGCATGTCCTCGGCATCGGCCTCGCGCACCTTGTCCAGCCGCGCGGCGATGATGCGCGTCAGGTCCGCCACGATGGCCCGCACCGTCATGGCCGCCTTCACGTCCCCCTCGTACCCGGGCACCACCTCCTTGCGGGCCACGTCCACCAGCTGGCTCATGGAGTTGTAGACGAGGTCCCCAATCTGCTCCCGGAAGGTGGTGCGGAACTTCTGGATCTCCGCCAGCAGCACCCACCGGTCGGACACCACGGAGGGGTTGCGCATGGCCTCGCCCAGCTGGGTGACTTCCTGCGCCACCTGGCCCATGGCCTGCCGCAGCGAGGCCGCGGCGTTGCGCGTCTTGTGCTGATCCGCCGTGGGCGCCACCGGCGGCGGCGTCCCTGCCTGCGGCCCGGGGAACTGCTGGCGGATGACCGCGAGCAGCGCGTTCACGTCCACCACCGTGTCCCGGATGACGGGCGCCATCGCCTCCCACAGCGACAGGTCCGCCCCCGAGTCATCGGTGGAGTCCGTCTCGTACTTCACCACATCCATGTCGCTCAGCCGCGCGATGGCCTGCGTGGCGGCGGCGTACACTTTTCTCAGCCGGTCCGCGAAGATCTGATCCGGCAGCGCCTGGAGGATCTGCTCGAGCCTGGGAGAGAGGGGGGCCAGGGAGGGTTCTTCGGACACGGGCGGGCACTCTAGACGGTTCCCGTGCCGCCGGGGTCTCGACTTCTCACCCTGTTTGGTTCTAGCAATCGCACGCGAGCCGATATTTCCAGTCCGGAGAGCCGTGTCATGAAGGTCCAGGTCTGCCTCCTCCACGAGGGACGGGTGCTCACAGGGGGCGAAGAGCTCCTGGAGCAGCCCGGCACCAAGTGGATCGACGTCCTCACCCCCGGGGAGGAGGGCATGCGCCGGCTCGCCGAGCGCTTCCGCCTCCACAAGCTGGCCGTCGAGGACTGCCTCCACCTGGACCAGCGCCCCAAGCTCGAGGCCTACCCCGAGCACCACTTCGTCGTCCTGCAGGGCTTCACCACCGGCAAGGACATCTGCGACCTGACCCTACACGAGCACCACTTCTTCCTCGGGCCCGGCTGGCTCATCAGCGTTCACGAGTTCCCGTTCGATGCCCACGACGAGGTGCGCCGCCGCGTGGAGGCCGACCCCCCGGCGACGCTCGGGCGCGGGGTGGACTTCATCCTCTACATGCTGGCGGACACGCTGGTGGACCGGCAGTTCCCCATCCTGGATGCCTTCAGCGAAGAGCTGGAAGACCTGGAGACGGCCATCTTCGAGCAGCCGGACCGGGCGCAGCTCCAGCGCATCTTCGAGCTCAAGCGCATGCTGGTGCATTTCCGCCGGGTGCTCTCGCCGCAGCGGGACGTGGTGGGGATGCTGTCGCGCGGCGGCATCTCCCACATTCAAGAGCGCACCACGCTGTACTTCCGGGACGTGTACGATCACCTCATCCGGGTGTACGAGCAGATCGACTCCGGGCGCGACATCCTGGGCAACGCCATGGACGGCTACCTGTCCATGGTGGCCAACAAGACGAACGACATCACCAAGCAGCTCACCATCTTCGCCACCCTCTTCCTGCCCCTGTCCTTCATCGTCGGCTTCTTCGGCCAGAACTTCGATGCGCTCTCGGGGCGCGGCTACTACTACACGATGTGGGGCTTGCTCGTGGCGTTCCCGCTCGCGCTCGTCGGCTGGTTCAAACACAAGAAGTGGCTCTGAGCCCCCTGGAGGCCCCCGTGCTGACCGTGACCGTGGATGGAGTTCCCCTGCGCTACCGCGACGTGGGCCAGGGGCTGCCCGTGCTTCTGCTGCATGCCTTTCCCCTGCATGGCGCGGCGTTCGACGCGCAGGTGGCGGCGCTGTCGGGGCGCTACCGCTTCATCGTCCCGGACCAGCGGGGCTTCGGGCAGAGCGGCCTGGGCGCGGGGCCCTCGGAGATGTCCCTCCTGGCGCGTGATGCCCTGGCGCTGCTGGACGCGCTGAAGATCGACACGGCGGTGGTGGGCGGGGTCTCCATGGGCGGGTACGTGGCCATGGCGCTCCTGCGCGAGGACGCGGGGCGGGTGCGCGGGCTGGTGCTCGCGGACACCCAGGCCTCCGCGGATGACGAGGCGGGCCGGGCGCGCCGCGAGGCCTCCGCCGTGGAGGCGCTGGACACGGGCATCGAGCCGCTCGTGCAGACCCTGCTGCCGCGCCTGGTGGCCGCTGGGCCGGATTCGTCCGTGGGCCAGCAGGTGGCCCCGCTGATGCGGGCAGCCTCCCCCGCTGCCGTGGCGGCCGCCCAGCGGGGCATGGCCTTGCGGCACGACAGCAAGGATGTCCTCGCGCGCTACGCGGGCCCCGCGCTCGTGGTGGTGGGCGAACAGGACGCGGTGACACCGCTCGACAGGGCGACGCAGCTCGCGGGCCTCATCCCGGGCGCACAATTGGAAGTCATTCCGGGCGCGGGCCACCTGGCCAACCAGGAGCAACCCGAGCGGTTCAACGCGGTGCTCGACCGCTTCCTGGGTGCGCTCTCCCGTTAAACAAGCCGAAGGAAGGCCCTCCGATGACCCCGCCCAAACCGACGCGCAAGCCCATCGTTCTGCCCCCCGGTGGAGGGCGTCAGTATCCGATGGGAAGAATCAGCGCCATGTTCAAGGCCGACTGCGACGAGACGGCGCAGGCCTACTCCATCTCCGAATGGTGGCTCGAGCCGAACACCCAGGGCCCCGGTGCGCACGCGCACCCGGAGGATGATGTGTTCTTCGTCCTCGAAGGCACGATGAGCATCCTGGTCGGGGAGAAGTGGCTCGATGCGCCCCCCGGCTCCTTCGTGCTCGTGCCTGGCGGGGTGACCCACGACTTCGAGAACCGGAGCCAGCAGCGCGCAGGGATGCTCAACTTCACCCCGGGCGTCTTCGAGCCCGAGATGGAGGGCATCGCCCAGTGGTTCAAGGAACATCCCCCGGGGGATGTGCGCTGAGGGAGCGTCTTACACGCTCGTGGACAGATTAAGTCTGGGTGGCCGCGGCCGGCCGGGCCTTGACCAGCAGCGAGTGCAGGCTCCGCACCCCATCCGCGCGCGTCACCTTCACCAGGTAGAGCCCGGGGCTCCAATCCTTCTCCACCGTGAAGGAGAACGTCTCCTGCGCCGGACACGGACGCACGGCCACGTCCTGCACCCGGGAACAGGGAGCGGCCGTGGCCGCCTTCCGCAAGCCGCCATCCCACACCTTGAGGGCCCCCGCGCCGCCGTAGAAGCCCTGGCGGAACACCTCCACGCGCAGGTCCGCGGCGCCCGGCGTCGAGACCTTCACCGTCACGGGCTCGCCCCACTGCGCGGAGCTCAAGGAGACGTGGACATCGAGCTCCTCGGGCTTCGCGGGCTTGCCGCGGCGCCAGGAGGCGTCTCCCCGGCGGGCCTGCCTGGCCTCGGAGGCCTTGGCGCGAACGAACCGCACCGCCGGTCCTTCAAACCCGGCCTGCCTCCAGGCCACGGACGCGGCCACCGGAGGCTCGAAATGCTCGGAAGGCATGTCCTGAACCGAACACGCCGACAACACCCACACCAACACCCCCCACGGGGTCCACCCCACCATACCCGCCCCCCTTCCCCACTCCCAAACGGAAGGTAGGCATGGAGGGTAAGCCCGCCAACCGGAGGGCGGGCCCGCTGCCCGGGCTCCGCGGGGGGCCTACTGCTCGCAGATGATCTGTTCGCCGGAGGCGCTGCAGCTCCGGCAGGTCTCCGCCTCCACGAGCACCCCCAGCCGGCACTCCAGCACCGCCAGGCCGTCAATCCGGCACAGGCCCCGGCCCTCGGCGCTGGAGCCGCAGTTGTCCCCGGCGAGGTTGGAGGAGGTGTCGCAGCGGATGGTGTCGCCCGACTCCTGGCAGCCCTGCGAGCCCCGGCAGGGAATGGCACGCCACTGGCCCTGACGGCACTCCAGGGCCTCGGCCTTGGAGGCGCACACGTAGCCGCCGCCCTCGCAAGACTCCCCATCGGCGGGATCACCCCCACACCCGGCGAGAAGGAGACAGCCCACCAGCGAAAGGAGCGCGCGGAATCGGTTCATGCGAAGGCCGACTATCACGGGCGGCGCGAGGCCGGTCAACCGCCGAGCGTCTCCCGGAAGAACCGCCGGAAGTTTCCCCCCAGGATGCGCTCCACCCGGGCCTCCGGGTGGCGCCGCAGCAGCACCTCGGTGAGGCGGGGCAGGTCCGTCACGTCCCGCATGCCCTTGGGCAGCGCCACCATCCCGTCATAGTCGGAGCCAATCGCCACCCCCTCCTCCCCCATGACGCTCAGCGCATGCTCGATGTGCCGGGCCACATCCTCCAGGGTGTCCCCGCCCAGGTACACGGGCGCGAGGATGATGCCCACCACCCCGCCCCGCTCCGCGATGCACCGCAAGGACGCATCCGAGAGGTTGCGCCACCCGCCGCCCGCGCCCCGCACCCCCGTGTGCGAGGAGAAGAACCGCACCGAGGGCGACAGGGTGAACAGTTCCTCCAGGGTGCGCTCGGAGGCATGCGCCACATCCACGCTCATGCCCACGCGCGTCATCTCCTCCACCACCTCGCGCCCCAGCGGGGTAAGCCCCCGGTTGCCCATCATGGGAAACGAGGAGCCGCCCAGCGCGTTGTTGGACAGGTGGGTCAGCCCCATGAAGCGCACCCCACGCGCGTGCAGCTCCGCGATGCGCGCCACCTGCCCCTCCAGCGCATGGCCCCCCTCCACCCCGAGGATGGCCGACAGGCGCCCCTGCGCGAGGTTCTCCTCCAGGGCCGCCCCGGTGCGGGTCACCGCCACGCGCCCCTCGGAGCGGCCGCAGAACGCCTCCAACTGCTCAATCTGCCAGAGGGCCCGGTGCCACTCGCTGGAGCGGGCCTGCCGGGGCCAGCCCCTCCAGGCGGCGAACACGGGAAAGCCGCCCACGAACGGGAAGCCCCGCGTGACGAGGGTGAAGCACTGCAATTTCACCCCGGCCTCGTGAAGCCGGGGGAAGTCCACGTGCCCTTCCTTGGACCGGACACACAGATCGCGGTTCCACATGAGCGAATCCGCATGACCGTCCGCGATGCACCAGCGCCGATGGAGTTCGTTCACGTCGCTCATGCGGTGCAGTTTCAGGCCTCGGCCTCCGGGGGACAAGGCATCCGCCGGCTCAATCGGGGAGCTGGGCGCCGCCATGGCGCTCCAGGGCCTCGGCGTGAACCTCGGCGGCCTCCTGCTCCGCGTCCCGGGGGCCATAGCAGCGCCCGGTTCCCCCCAGGAAGTGCCAGAGCTCGTTGCGCAGCTCCAGGGCCGTCTGGAACCGCTCGGCCGGGTTGCGCCGCAGCAGGCGC
Encoded proteins:
- the corA gene encoding magnesium/cobalt transporter CorA gives rise to the protein MKVQVCLLHEGRVLTGGEELLEQPGTKWIDVLTPGEEGMRRLAERFRLHKLAVEDCLHLDQRPKLEAYPEHHFVVLQGFTTGKDICDLTLHEHHFFLGPGWLISVHEFPFDAHDEVRRRVEADPPATLGRGVDFILYMLADTLVDRQFPILDAFSEELEDLETAIFEQPDRAQLQRIFELKRMLVHFRRVLSPQRDVVGMLSRGGISHIQERTTLYFRDVYDHLIRVYEQIDSGRDILGNAMDGYLSMVANKTNDITKQLTIFATLFLPLSFIVGFFGQNFDALSGRGYYYTMWGLLVAFPLALVGWFKHKKWL
- a CDS encoding HAD-IIB family hydrolase, which codes for MTAPSRPRPLREAGLSQVEGVFTDVDGTLTTGHRLRAQTVRALERLSEAGLKVVLVSGRPAGWGEAWARTLPVDGVIVENGGLFFFRKGGRLRKVYLEAPLERAANRRRLRSEVLRVLKRVPGAQLSSDSAYTEVDLAIDYNEEARLGDAAAGRIEALLRERGVTAVRSSVHVNCWLGRFDKLIATRRFAREAWGQALRPDGGRFVYAGDSFNDAPMFQAFALSVGVANVRSVLDRIEAPPAFITRAAEGRGFEELARAILVQRDRLQE
- a CDS encoding alpha/beta fold hydrolase yields the protein MLTVTVDGVPLRYRDVGQGLPVLLLHAFPLHGAAFDAQVAALSGRYRFIVPDQRGFGQSGLGAGPSEMSLLARDALALLDALKIDTAVVGGVSMGGYVAMALLREDAGRVRGLVLADTQASADDEAGRARREASAVEALDTGIEPLVQTLLPRLVAAGPDSSVGQQVAPLMRAASPAAVAAAQRGMALRHDSKDVLARYAGPALVVVGEQDAVTPLDRATQLAGLIPGAQLEVIPGAGHLANQEQPERFNAVLDRFLGALSR
- a CDS encoding N,N-dimethylformamidase beta subunit family domain-containing protein encodes the protein MPSEHFEPPVAASVAWRQAGFEGPAVRFVRAKASEARQARRGDASWRRGKPAKPEELDVHVSLSSAQWGEPVTVKVSTPGAADLRVEVFRQGFYGGAGALKVWDGGLRKAATAAPCSRVQDVAVRPCPAQETFSFTVEKDWSPGLYLVKVTRADGVRSLHSLLVKARPAAATQT
- a CDS encoding dipeptidase, translating into MSDVNELHRRWCIADGHADSLMWNRDLCVRSKEGHVDFPRLHEAGVKLQCFTLVTRGFPFVGGFPVFAAWRGWPRQARSSEWHRALWQIEQLEAFCGRSEGRVAVTRTGAALEENLAQGRLSAILGVEGGHALEGQVARIAELHARGVRFMGLTHLSNNALGGSSFPMMGNRGLTPLGREVVEEMTRVGMSVDVAHASERTLEELFTLSPSVRFFSSHTGVRGAGGGWRNLSDASLRCIAERGGVVGIILAPVYLGGDTLEDVARHIEHALSVMGEEGVAIGSDYDGMVALPKGMRDVTDLPRLTEVLLRRHPEARVERILGGNFRRFFRETLGG
- a CDS encoding class I SAM-dependent rRNA methyltransferase, encoding MNVVRLELARGLGRHLRAGHPWVFRKALEQVPKIPAGSVVDLTEGGKFVARGYFDPHSAIAVRVLTRDSRETIDAGFMARRVRQALAERRSLIDLTDTDSFRLLHGEGDGLPGVVVDLYAGYAVLKLYSAGLTPYRHLLVEALKAALPELKGIIGRDEVARDDVEDEDGRGTGRMLYGAQAPELIPIRERGATFLVDAWRGQKTGFFLDQRENRFLIRRLAKDRDVLNCFCFSGGFSVNAALGGAKSVFSVDLDPDAIALARENFTRNGLPAERHDFLAADVFKIIQSFKDEGRTFDLIILDPPAFAKSQKAVQAALDGYASLNRQALALLKPGGLLATASCSARVSPNDFMGAVREAAFKAGVDLALVEERYQPPDHPVRLQFPEGKYLKFYVLGAV
- a CDS encoding cupin domain-containing protein, giving the protein MFKADCDETAQAYSISEWWLEPNTQGPGAHAHPEDDVFFVLEGTMSILVGEKWLDAPPGSFVLVPGGVTHDFENRSQQRAGMLNFTPGVFEPEMEGIAQWFKEHPPGDVR